Proteins from a genomic interval of Chryseobacterium indologenes:
- a CDS encoding RtcB family protein, whose translation MGNLKLKGKDILKLGYPNNQSVNVALEVMKRNFATKNIHHVKSLLKEILINPENFEKDLTFGQIAETLLSSKKTEKRQLNSQRASFQIFGNNISEEAKNQLYTALKLPVSTQGALMPDAHSGYGLPIGGVLAVENAVIPYGVGMDIGCRMSLSILDTPVSYLNGARDKYEKALAEHTKFGMYETHKSHIDHEIFERDTFDLIPVLRRLKGKAIKQMGSSGGGNHFVEFGEVEITEEEDQIGLPKGKYLGILSHSGSRGLGAEIAQYYSRVAADQCPLPKEAQQFAWLDLSTHLGLEYWTAMNLAGDYASACHDDIHRRLVKAVGGRVKARIENHHNFAWKEIHNGKEVIVHRKGATPANENELGMIPGSMTEKGFIVRGKGNPESLNSASHGAGRAHSRGECRSLFTQNDIKKELKLKNVTLMGGNAEEAPMAYKNIHEVMNAQSELVDILGTFQPRIVRMDR comes from the coding sequence ATGGGAAATTTAAAACTAAAAGGAAAAGATATATTAAAACTAGGCTATCCGAACAATCAAAGTGTAAATGTTGCTTTGGAAGTCATGAAAAGAAATTTTGCAACCAAAAATATTCATCACGTAAAATCTCTTTTAAAAGAAATCCTGATTAATCCGGAGAATTTTGAAAAAGACTTAACCTTCGGGCAGATCGCAGAAACATTGCTTTCTTCAAAAAAGACAGAAAAAAGACAGCTGAATTCACAGCGCGCCTCATTTCAGATCTTTGGGAACAATATTTCAGAAGAAGCAAAAAACCAGCTGTACACCGCACTGAAACTACCGGTTTCTACACAGGGCGCTTTAATGCCTGATGCCCACAGCGGATATGGGCTTCCGATCGGAGGAGTTCTTGCCGTAGAAAATGCAGTCATTCCTTACGGAGTAGGCATGGATATAGGTTGCAGAATGAGCCTCAGTATTTTGGATACGCCGGTTTCATATCTCAACGGAGCAAGGGATAAATATGAAAAAGCCCTTGCAGAACATACAAAATTCGGAATGTATGAGACCCATAAGTCTCACATAGACCATGAGATTTTCGAAAGGGATACTTTTGATCTCATTCCGGTTTTAAGAAGATTAAAAGGTAAAGCCATCAAGCAAATGGGATCTTCCGGCGGTGGAAATCACTTCGTAGAATTCGGGGAAGTGGAAATCACTGAAGAAGAAGACCAGATCGGCCTTCCCAAAGGAAAATATCTGGGAATACTTTCTCATAGCGGTTCCAGAGGATTGGGAGCAGAGATTGCCCAGTATTATTCAAGAGTAGCTGCAGACCAATGCCCTCTACCCAAAGAAGCACAACAGTTTGCCTGGCTTGACCTCAGTACACACCTCGGATTGGAATACTGGACTGCCATGAACCTCGCCGGAGACTATGCTTCCGCCTGCCATGACGACATCCACAGAAGATTGGTGAAAGCCGTCGGCGGTAGAGTGAAAGCCAGGATTGAGAACCATCATAATTTTGCATGGAAGGAAATTCACAACGGAAAAGAAGTTATTGTTCACAGAAAAGGAGCCACTCCTGCCAACGAAAATGAATTGGGAATGATTCCCGGATCAATGACCGAAAAAGGATTTATCGTCCGCGGAAAAGGAAACCCGGAGTCTTTGAATTCTGCTTCACACGGTGCGGGAAGAGCCCATTCAAGAGGAGAATGCAGAAGTCTTTTCACCCAAAACGATATCAAAAAAGAGTTGAAACTCAAGAACGTTACCTTAATGGGTGGAAATGCAGAAGAAGCACCGATGGCCTATAAAAACATTCATGAAGTGATGAACGCACAAAGCGAGCTGGTAGATATTCTGGGAACATTTCAACCGAGAATTGTAAGAATGGACCGATAG